Proteins from one Parasteatoda tepidariorum isolate YZ-2023 chromosome 4, CAS_Ptep_4.0, whole genome shotgun sequence genomic window:
- the LOC107457013 gene encoding folylpolyglutamate synthase, mitochondrial, with the protein MLLRNILGAFRGPNGKKYNHLGPTQFSQIFILKETMTTCVYEKAIAALNGLQSNAAYLQKARAERSSKAYQNIIDTKHHLETLHITLSDVDSLNIIHIAGTKGKGSTCAFTENILRNHGYKTGFYSSPHLISVNERIRINGNPLSKEKFAVYFWEVYDAIKCNLKEEERMPSYFLFLTVMAFYVFIKEKVEATIIEVGIGGLYDCTNFIRKPVAVGITTLGIDHVNLLGGTITEIAEQKAGIMKSGVPAFTVSQPENALRVLRKKAQVVQCPLVLSPPLESYENKISLGIQGVVQSVNASLALQLSHCWLTSIKFIDQNSSSTQQLQHFENLYLNEELPLMIADTFFINKETHLALENCIWPGRFQTLEKDRLTFYLDGAHTHESMKHCGRWFEEAVLKHNTKFKLPALKVLYFNCTGERRAESLLDPLADIHFDVVLFSPNKISNIKDTASDLSNFMVEPAQEMQQCIANNEIWCHLMRSLYENQLSISNYSSSNFAGNEASIDCDNTVIFPSITDAIDWISSLNYQRTDQEIKVRKLRETLLGAHHVHVLVTGSLHLVGGVLSLIQS; encoded by the exons ATGTTATTGCGCAATATTTTGGGGGCGTTCCGTGGGCCAAATGGAAAAAAGTATAATCATTTGGGTCCTACGCAGTTTagtcagatatttattttaaaagaaacaatgacAACGTGCGTATACGAG AAAGCTATTGCTGCTTTAAATGGATTACAAAGCAATGCTGCCTATCTTCAGAAAGCTAGAGCAGAACGAAGCAGTAAAGCTTATCAGAACATTATTGATACGAAGCATCATTTAGAAACACTTCATATAACA ttaagtgATGTAGATTCCttgaatattattcatattgCTGGTACCAAAGGAAAAGGTTCAACATGTGcatttactgaaaatattcttagaaaTCATGGCTACAAAACTGGATTTTATAG ctCTCCTCATTTAATATCTGTGAATGAAAGAATCCGTATAAATGGTAATCCATTATCCAAAGaaaaatttgctgtttatttCTGGGAAGTTTATGAtgctataaaatgtaattta aaagaagAGGAAAGAATGCCATcttattttctctttctaaCAGTAATggcattttatgtttttataaaagaaaaa GTTGAAGCTACAATCATAGAAGTTGGAATTGGTGGTCTTTATGACTGTACAAATTTTATCAG AAAACCTGTTGCAGTTGGGATAACTACATTAGGAATAGATCATGTAAACCTTCTGGGTGGTACAATAACAGAAATTGCTGAACAGAAAGCTGGAATCATGAAATCAGGTGTCCCTGCATTCACTGTTTCCCAACCAGAAAATGCCTTAAGAGTCCTTCGTAAAAAAGCTCAAGTTGTCCAG TGTCCCCTGGTTTTATCACCTCCATTAGAGTCTTAcgagaataaaatttctttagggATCCAAGGAGTCGTTCAAAGTGTAAATGCCTCCCTTGCCCTTCAGTTGTCTCATTGTTGGTTgacttcaataaaatttattg atcaaaactCTTCAAGCACGCAACAATTACAAcactttgaaaatttgtatttgaatgAAGAACTTCCTCTAATGATTgctgatacattttttattaataaagaaacacACCTAG CTTTAGAAAACTGTATATGGCCTGGCAGATTTCAGACACTGGAAAAAGACCGACTAACATTTTATCTTGATGGTGCTCATACGCATGAAAGCATGAAACACTGTGGAAGGTGGTTTGAAGAGGCAGTTCTGAAACACAATACTAAATTTAA gTTGCCTGCATTGAAAGTTCTTTACTTTAATTGCACTGGTGAGCGAAGGGCAGAAAGTTTACTTGATCCTTTGGCTGATATTCACTTTGATGTTGTTCTGTTTAGCCCtaacaaaatttctaacattaaaGATACTGCTTCTG atttgAGTAATTTTATGGTTGAACCTGCTCAAGAAATGCAACAGTGCATTGCAAACAATGAGATATGGTGTCACCTGATGAGAAGTTTGTATGAAAACCAGTTGAGTATTTCTAACTATTCCAGTTCAAATTTTGCTGGAAATGAAGCCTCTATAGACTGTGATAATACTGTGATATTTCCGTCCATAACGGATGCTATTGACTGGATATCTTCTTTAAACTATCAGAGGACTGATCAAGAAATTAAAGTTCGAAAATTAAGGGAAACTTTGTTGGGTGCTCATCACGTACACGTATTGGTTACGGGCAGTTTGCATCTTGTGGGTGGAGTATTGTCTTTAATTCaatcataa